The stretch of DNA TTCGCGATGGCGTGGGCCTTCAAGCCGAACCCCGCGCTGGCGGACCCGGGCGCGGTCACCGTCCTCGAGCCGGACGTGCGGTGGTCGCGCTGCGACATCAAGGTGACGTCGCTCGTGCCCAACTCGTTCGCGGCCCAGCGCGCCCGGGACCTCGGGGCGCACGAGGGGCTGTTCGTGCGGGACGGCGTGGTGCTCGAGGGGTCGCTGAGCAACGTATTCGCGGTATTCGACGGCGAGGTGCGCACGGCGCCGCTGTCGAACTACATCCTCCCGGGCATCACCCGGGCCGTGGTGCTCGACCTGTGCCGCGAGCACGGCATCCCGTGCCGCGAGACGCCGGTGTTCGCCACCGAGCTGGGGGACGCGGACGAGCTGTTCCTGACCAGCACCGTCTACGACGTCGTGCCCATCGACTGCCTCGACGGCCGGAAGCTCCCCGCCGAGCGCCCGGTCACGCGCCGGCTGGCCGGCCTGTTCCGCGCGGTGGTCGAGCGGGAGTGCGCGTAGCGTGGCGTCGGCCGACGCGCTGCTGGCGCGTCACGAGCGGCTGTGCTTCCAGCGCGCCTTCCCGCGCAATGCGACCGAGCTGAGGCGCGCGGAGCGCGAGTTGGCCGGCTTCGAGCGCCGCGCCGCCCCCCACGCGCTCGAGCTGCGCAACACCGGCATCGCGGGCACCACCTACCACTACCCCTTCAACTACGCCATGACGCGCTGGCTGCGCGGGCGCTACGGCCGTTCGGTCGACGTGGACTGGCCGGCGTACCGGCGGCGGGCGTGGGACGACGTCGCGGCGCTGCTCTCCCTGGTCGTGGCGTGGGCCGAGAACGAGGGGCTGGACGACGACGACGTCCCGTCGTGGGAGTGGATCCGCGCGGCGAAGGGCCCGGATCGCCGGAACGACCTGGCGTGGCTGTTGGACGTGCTGGCGGCCCAGCGGCTCCCGCCGCCGCTCGAGGCCCACCTGTTCGAGCAGCTCAACCTCCCGGTCCGCTGGGACCTGGCCGGCTGCCGCGACAGCGTGACGCACGCACGGCTGCCGGCCCGGCCGTTCTTCCACCGCACGCTGCGGTCCGAGCGGCCGGCGGATTTCCGGCGCGAGGTGCTCCGCCCGCCCGGCCCCCTGGCGCTGCTCGCGCCCGGGCGGGCGGACCGCGTCATCGACGCCGCGCGCGCCGCGCTGTCCCAGCGGGAGCGCGAGTTCCACGTCATCGTCCACGGACACCGCCGCGAGGTGTACCGGGTGGACGCCGGCCGCGGACTCGAGATCTACGTGATCGGCCTCGTGCCGGCGCTGCGGCTCACCCTGGAGAGCGACTACGGAGCCCTGCTGGTGAAGAACGGGGTGCCGATCGGCTACGGTTACGCCGTGCTGCTGTTCGACCGCGCCGACATCGGGATCAACATCTTCCCGACCTACCGCGGCGGGGAGTCGCCGTACGTATTCGACCGGTTCTGCGCCGTGTTCCACCATCATTTCGGGGCCCGCAGGTTCGTGATGCGGCGCTACCAGATCGGCCACCAGAACCCCGAGGGGATCGAAGCCGGGTCGTTCTGGTTCTACTACAAGCTGGGGTTCCGCTCCCTGGCGCCCGCGGTGCGGAGCGACGCCGAGGCGGAGCGGGCGCGGCTCGCGCGGCGGGCGGGCGCGCGCAGCTCGCCGGTCGTGCTGCGGCGCCTCGCGCGCAGCGACATGGTCCTCGCCACCGACGGGAGCGCCGTCGACGCGTTCCGCGACGTGGAGGTGCGGAGGGTGGGCCTCGCCGTCACCCGCGCCGTCCGGCTGCGCCACGGGGGCGACCGCGCCCGGGCCGTGCAGGCCTTTGCCCACGCCGTGGCGCGCGCCCTCGGCGCCGGGACCGTGCCCGGCCGCCTGGCGCCGGTCGCCGCCCTGATTCCCGACCTCGGCCGGTGGGACGCCGGGGAGCGGCGCGGCGTGCTCGCGATCCTCCGCGCCAAGGAGGCCGTGCGGGAACGGCCGTTCGTCCTGGCGACGCAGCGTCACGCGCGGTGGAAGCGCTGGCTGCTGGCGACGTTCCCGAGCGCCGGCGCGTAGCCCGAACCTCAACGTCGCACCCGAGCCGACCGATGCCGAAACTGCTCCCGCTGGCCGCACTCCTGGTGCCCGCCGCCCTGGCCGCGCAGAACCCGCCGCGGCTCGCCGGCGACTGGGACTTCTGGCAGGGCCGCCTCGCTCACCAGGCTCCGGCGTTCGCGCACCTGCCCGCCGACTCGGCCGGCGGGGTCGTGCGCCTGAGGACGGGCGAGACCGCCGCCGCCTTCGCGTCCGCCCGGGTGGAGGGCGACTCCGTCTTCCTCGCCGTCGCCGGTCAGAGCGTGACGCTCGCCGGGGTGCTCCGCGGCGACACCGTCGTCGCGCAGGTGGTGGCCGGCGGCCGCCCGCTGGCGCCGATCTGGATGGTCCGGCGAGCCACGCCGCCGCACTACGTCCCGCGCTACCGCCTGTGGCCGGGCCCGCTGTCCGATTCCGCCTTCGGCTTCACGGTGGACACGGCCGTCCCGATGCGGGCGCGCGACGGCACCGTGCTCATGAGTCTCGTGGTGCGGCCGGGGGGCGCCGGGCCGTTCCCGGTGATCCTCGAGCGGACGCCGTACGGCCGCCGCAGCGGCGCCAACGACGGGCGCTATTTTGCGGTGCGCGGGTACATCTTCGTGTCGCAGGACGTGCGCGGCCGCTTCGGCTCCGAGGGCACGTTCCGCGACCTCGTCGGCCAGGACGACGACGGCTACGACGCGGTGGAGTGGGCGGCGGCACTGCCGGGATCGAGCGGCAAGGTCGGCATGCTCGGCGGCTCGTACGTGGGCTGGACGCAGTGGTTCGCCGCGGTGCGGCACCCGCCGCACCTGGCCGCCATCGTGCCGATCGTCTCGCCACCCGACCCGTGGCTCAACGTGCCGTACTGGAACATGAACTTCGCGGTGGCGAGCGTGGCCTGGGCGTGCCTGGTGAGCGGCAAGACCAACCAGGACATCTCGCACCTCGACATCGAGCAGGGGCTGCGGACGCTGCCGGTGGCGCGGATGCCTGCCGCGCTGGGGTGCGGGCCGAACGCGTACTGGGACGACTGGATGAGCCACCCCCGGGTGGACGACTACTGGCGCAGCGTCGCCTACCAGTCGCGGGTGCCGGGGGTGACGGTGCCGGTGCTGAGCATCTCGGGATGGTTCGACGACGACGGCAACGGCACGACGACCAACTTCGTCGCGCTGGGCGGGGCGCCGCACCACCCGTTCGAGCGGATGGTCCTGGGACCGTGGAGCCACCGCGGGACCCCCGACCTCCTGAACGGCGACTTCGGCGACGCGGTGTACGTTTCCCAGGACGAGCTGGCGCTGCGCTGGTTCGACCACTACCTCCGGGGGGTCGCGAACGGCGTGGACACGGAGCCGCCGGTGGATCTGTTCATCATGGGCGACAACGCGTGGCGGAAGGAGCGCGCATGGCCGCTCGCGCGCACGCGGTGGACGAGGTTCTACCTGCATTCGCGGGGCGCGGCGAACACCACGGCGGGCGACGGCTCGCTGGACACGGTGCCTCCGCGCGCCGAGCCGGCGGACACCTTCAGCTACGATCCCGGCAACCCCACGCCGTACGTCGTGGACCCGCGCGAGCTGGAGCTGAACCTCAACGAGGAGTACGGCCGGCTGGAGGCGGAGCGGGGCGACATCCTGGTCTACACCACGGCCCCGCTGGCGCGGGACGTCGAGGTGACGGGACCGCTGTCGGTGACGCTGTGGGCGGCCACCGACGCGCGGGACACGGACTGGCACGCCATGCTCCTGGACGTGCAGCCCGACGGCTCGGCGTACCGCGTCCAGGACGGCATCACCCGCGCCCGGTTCCGCACCGGCCTCGACCGGGAGGCCTTCCCGGTCAGGAACCAGCCGACGCGCTACACGATCGACCTGTGGCACACGGGCCTGGTGTTCAAGGCGGGGCACCGCATCCGGGTGGCCGTGGCGTCGGCGGCGTTCCCCAAGTACGGGCGCAATCTCAATACCGGCGGCGACAACAACCGCGACAGCACCTACGTGACGGCGCACCAGCGGGTCCTCCACGACCGCGCGCACGCCTCGTTCGTGACGCTGCCGCTGATCCCGAGGTAGCCACGCGCGTCGTCTCGCTCATCGCGTCGAGCACCGAGATCGTGTGCGCGCTCGGGCAGGAGGCCGCCCTGGTCGGCCGATCGCACGAGTGCGACTGGCCGCCGAGCGTGCGGCGGCTGCCCGCCGTGAGCCGCCCGGCGTTCCCGACCGGCGGAAGCAGCCGGGCGGTGGACCTGGCGCTGAAGGAGCGCCTCGCCCGCGCGGTCTCGATCTACGAGGTGGACGCCGCGCTGCTCAGGCGGTTGCGGCCCGACCTCGTCATCACCCAGACGCAGTGCGAGGTCTGCGCGGTCACGCCCGCGGACGTCGAGCGCGCGATGTGCGAGCTGACCGAGCGCCCCGCCCGCGTCCTCGCGCTGGAGCCGGACGGGCTCGACGACGTGTGGTCGGACATCGGGTCCGTCGCCGGGGCGCTGGGCGTGAGCACCGCCGGCGACGCCCTGGTCGCGGAGCTGCGGGCCCGCGTGGCCGCCATCGGCGACCGCGCGGCCTCCCTGGGCCGCCGGCCGCGCGTGGCGGTGATCGAGTGGATCGAGCCGCTGATGGCCGCGGGCAACTGGATGCCGGAGCTGGTGACCCTGGCGGGCGGCGTCAACCTGTTCGGGGAGGCGCGCCGGCACTCGCCGTGGATGACCTGGGAGGCCCTGGTCGAAGCGGACCCGGACGTGATCGTGGTGTCGCCGTGCGGCTTCGATCTCGCCCGCACCACGGCCGAGCTGGCGGCGCTCGCCTCCCGTCCCGGGTGGCCCGCCCTGCAGGCGGTGCGGGCCGGCCGCGTGGTCCTCGCCGACGGGAACGCGTACTTCCATCGGCCGGGCCCGCGGCTGGTGGAATCGCTCGAGATCCTCGCCGAGGCGCTGCATCCGGCCGCCTTCGCCTTCGGGCACCGCGGCAGGGGATGGATGGCTCTCGCGGAGGCGGCGGCGTGAAGCGCGCGGCGGCGCTCGCCTCGCTGGCCCTGCTGGCCGCCGCCGGCGCATGCGAGCACGCGCAGCCGTTCGTGGCGGCCGTGGAGCCGGACGTGCCGTTCGACACCACGTTTCCGCGGCGCCTGACGTTCAGCCCGTCCGGCGACGTCGAGCCCGCGTGGCTCCCGGACGGCTCGGCGATCGTCTACGCGCTCTCCCCGGGGGGGCCCAACGGCGACCAGTGCCTCGGCATCCTCCCCGCGGAGGGCGGCCATCTCCAGTCCATGATCTGCCACCGGCTGTTCGACGCCGACTCGACCGTGCTGCTCCGGGACCCCGCCGTCGGGCCCGGCGGCCTGCTGGCGTACCTGCGCGAGAGCTCCGCCGCGGGCGCGCTGGTGCCGACCGCCATCGAGCTGGTGGTGGCATCGATGACCGCTCCCGATCCGGGGCGCGTGCTGTTGCGGTTTCCGTTCACCTCGGCGGACGGCGTGCTGCACGGGAGCCTCGCCGGGCTGCACTGGTTGCCGGACGGCGAGCTGGTGTACGTCGCCCAGCAGGTGACCTTCACGGGTCCTCCGCTGGCGGTGGACACCGTCTACGCGCCGCTGCGGATCGAGCGCCTGGCGATGGTCGGAGATTCGGCCGTGGTCACCGCGGTGCCGGGCACGGCGAACGCGACGTCGCTGGCCGTGGACACCTCCGGCGTGCTGTACTTCACGCTCGCCGGTGACAGTCGCGTGTACCGGATGGACCCCGGCGCTGCGTCGCCGTCGGTGTGGTTCGACTTCGGGGGCGCGGGCGCGGCGGACGGCGTCCAGGTGCACGGCAACCTCCTGGTCGCCCTGGCCGGGGGGACGCTGTTCCGGGTGGACGTCGCGGCCGACACCGTCACCGCGATCGCGGTGCCGGCGTCGCTCAGCCTGAGCCGGCCCGCCCTGTCCCCCTCGGGTTCGCGCGTCGTGGCGGAGGCGGCCGGGCCGGGCGAGTTCCCCGACCTGTGGCTGTTCCAGGTCCCGTGAGAGCGCCGCCGCTCGTCGCGTGGCTGCTGCTGGCCGGCGCCGCCCCGCTCGCGGCCCAGACCACGGGCTCGATCTCCGGCCACGTGCGCGAGCAGGCCACGGGCGCCGCGCTGCGCAGCGCCCAGGTGCTGGTGGACGGTCGCCTCGCCGGGTTGACCGACTCGTCGGGCGCCTATCAGGTGCGCGCCGTGCGGAGCGGCTGGCACCGGGTGTCGGTGCGGTTGATCGGCTTCGCCACGGCCGCGCGCGACAGCGTGCCGGTGCGCTCCGGCGAGATCACGGGACTCGACTTCCAGCTGCAGTCCCAGGCGGTGCAGCTCGGGGCGGTGACGGTGGAGGCCGCGCCCGACGCGGTGCTCGACCCGCTGGCGACGTCCACGGTGCAGCACATCTCGGCCGACGACCTGCGGCACCTGCCGGTGAGCACGCTGGAAGAGGCGGTGGCGCTCTCCGCCGGCGCCGTGGGCGGGAGCTACCGCGGCGGGCGGCTCGGCGAGCAGGCGTTCATCATCGACGGTCTCGGGCTCAAGAACCAGCTCGACGCGTCGACGGGCACGCTGGGCCTCAACATCCCGCCCGACGTCCTCACCGAGGCCTCGCTGGTCACCAACGGGTTCTCGGCGCGGTACGGCCAGGCGCTCTCGGGCCTGATCAACGTGGTGACCCGGGACGGCGGCGACCGGTGGCAGGGCCGGGCGGCCTACGAGAGCGATCGCGGGCTCGGGTCGGCCCTGGACCACGGGCTCGACCGGCTGGTGCTCGAGGCCGACGGGCCGCTGCCGGGCGGCATCCGGCTGCTCGGCGCCGTGGACGCGACCGGGCGCCTCGACGCGGACCCGGTGAACGCCCCGGCGCCGGCGGACCCGCGCGACCCGCGGTCGGCGAACCCCAACCTGCTGCCGCACAACAGCGGCGAGGAGCTCGACGCCGCCGCCAAGCTCACGGTCCCGCTCGCCGGCCGCCAGACGCTGCGGGTGTTCGCCCTGCACTCGCTCGGCCAGCAGCTGCTGTTCGACCAGACCTACAAGTACGACCTCCCGTTCGCACCGGCGCAGCGCGTGGCCGGCGATCTGGTGAGCGGGCACCTGCAGCTCGTGTCGCCGCCGACGGCCGCCACCCCGGTGGTCGCCGACCTGCGCGTGGGCTACTTCGGGCGCGAGTTCGAGCGCGGGACGCTCGCGGCCCCGGTGTCGTATCGGTTCGGGGCCTTCACCGGCCAGGCGTTCCACTTCGTGGGCGAGGACCTCGCCCGTGCGCGCGACACCACCGCCGCCGCCGGCGCGGTCCCGGGCTTCGACCGGCCCGACTTCAGCACCAACACGCCGTGGGGCGTGCCGGCGTTCTTCATGGGCGGCGCGTCCGACGGCACGATCGCCTGGAACCGGTTCCGCGAGGTCCGCGGCCAGCTGGACGTGGACGTCGGGCTGTCGCACGACGCCGACGTCTACGTGGGCGGCGAGCTGGTGCGCCAGCGGGTCGAGACCTTCCAGCGGGTGCTGGCCTTCCTGCCGGTCGGCGACAGCGTGCCACCGGCCGCGGCCGCGGCCTTCTCCCCCACCAGCGGCGCCGGCTACGCCGAGGCCCAGCTCAGGATGCAGGATCTCGCCCTCACCGTCGGCGCGCGGTACGACGCGTTCGATCCGCACACGACCGCGGTGGCGGGCGGCCGCATCACGGCCCGCGGCAGCCTGAACCCGCGGCTCGCCGTGTCGGCCGTCCTGCACGGCGCGACCTTCGTGGCCAGCTGGGGCCGGTTCAGCCAGGCGCCGGACTACCAGTACATGGTGGACGCGGCGTTCGCCGACACCGCCCGCACGGGCCGGTTCCGGGTCGGCAACCCGGACCTGGGCTTCGAGCAGTCCACCCAGTACGAGTTCAGCGTCCGCGCGCGCCCGACGCCGAACACGTCGCTGAAGGTGAACCTGTTCGTGAAGCAGCTCACGGGGCTCGTGGCGAGCGTGCCGTTCGGCGTGAATCCCGACTCGACCATCTTCGGCAACACCGATTACGGCTCCGTGAAGGGCCTCGAGCTGCTGTGGGAGCGGGAGCTGAAGGACTGGTGGGGGCTGCGCGTCTCGTACACGCTCCAGTACGCGACGGCGACGTCGACCAACGGATTCGAGCTGCTGCGCCCGGTCACCGTGGTGGGAACCGACACCATCTTCCCCGGCCGGGTGGAGTTCCCGCTCGACTACGACCGGCGGCACGGCGTGGTGGCGATCTTCCAGGCGCGCTCGCCCGAGGGCTTCGGCCCGCGGCTGCTGGGCGTGCGGCCGCTCGCGGCGCTCGAGGGCGCGGCGATCTTCCGGTTCTCCACCGGCCTGCCGTACTCGCTGACCAACGCGGCGGGTGACTCGCTCCTCGGCCCGCCCAACGCCGAGCGGCTGCCGTCGCAGTCCACGCTGGACGTGTTGCTCCGACGCCCGGTGCGGCTGGGGCCGGCGCGCGGCAGCGTCTACCTCGACGTCCGGAACCTGCTCGACACCCGCAACATCATCGCGGTGCGCCGCGACACCGGCACGCCGGGTCTGGGCGAGGCGGGCATCCAGGCCGCGGCGCTGGCCGCCTACACGGCGAACCCGCAGGCCATCCCCTACGAGTCGCCGCGCTACCGGGGCTGGGCGGATACCAACCACGACGGTCTCATCGCCGGCCAGGGCGAGCTGCTGCCGCTGTACGTGGCGGCGGCGCGCGACTTCTACCAGCCGCTGTTCGCCTACGGACCGCCGCGGCTGGTCAGACTGGGGGTGGAGTTTATCTTTTGACCCTCACTTCGCCGGTGAGGGTGCCCGCCTGAACGTCCGCCGCACCAAGATCGTCGCCACCCTGGGGCCTGCCACGTCGTCGCCGGAGCAGGTCGCCGCGCTCATCGCGGCGGGGATGGACGTGGCCCGGATCAACGCCGGGCACGGCACGCCGGCCGAGCGGCAGGCGCTCATCGAGTCGGCGCGCGCCGCGGCGGCCCGCGCCGCGCGGCCCGTGGCGGTGCTCCTCGACCTCCAGGGTCCCAGGATCCGGGTCGGCGACCTGCGCGCGCCGGTGGTGCTCCGGCCGGGCGGCACCGTGGTGTTCGCGCCCGGGGACCGGGCGCGCCCCGGCGAGATCCCCACCAGCTACGATCTGTCGGCCGACGTGCGGGCGGGCACCGAGATCCTGCTCGCCGACGGGCTGATGGCGCTCGACGTGGTCCGCGTGGATCCGCCCCGCGTCGAGGCGCGGGTGGTGTACGGCGGCGAGCTGACCAGCCACAAGGGCATCAACCTCCCGGGCACCGCGACCTCGGTGCCCGCGCTGACCCAGAAGGACCGCGAGGACGTCGCCTTCGGCGTGGCGCACGGCGTGGAGTACCTGGCGCTGTCGTTCGTGCGGAAGGCGGACGACGTCGCGGCACTGCGCTCGCTGCTCCCGCCGGGGATGCGGATCGTGGCGAAAATCGAGAAGGGCACGGCGCTGGACAATCTCGAGCTGATCGCGGAGGCGAGCGACGGCGTGATGGTCGCGCGCGGCGACCTCGGCGTGGAGCTGCCGTACGAGCTGGTGCCGCTGGCGCAGAAGCGGGTGATCCGGGTGGCGGTCGAGCGCCGCCGGCCGGTCATCACGGCCACCCAGATGCTGGAATCAATGATCCACAGCCCGCGGCCGACGCGTGCCGAGGCTTCCGACGTGGCCAACGCGCTGCTCGACGGCACGGACGCCGTCATGCTCTCGGCCGAGACGGCGATCGGCGAGCATCCGCGGGAGGCGGTGGAAGCGATGGACCGCATCATCCGCGCCGTCGAGGGCGACCCGGGGTGGCGGCCGTGCCCGGAGTGGCTGGAGCGGCGGGCCGACGCCCCGGCGCGCACCGAGCACGCCGTGGCCGCGGCGGCCGTCGCGGCCGCCCGGATGCTGCGGGTGCCCGCGATCGTCACCTTCACCAAGAGCGGGTTCAGCGCCCGGATGGTGGCGGCGAGCCGCCCGCCGATGCCGATCCTGGGCGTGACGGACAACGCGCCCACCTACCGGCAGCTCGCGCTGGTCTGGGGCGTGGCGCCGATGCTGGCCGAGGGCCCGCGCAGCTACGACGCCATGCTCGACGCGGCGCGGGAGCGGATTCTCGCCAGCGGGCTCGCCAGGAAGGGCGACCGCGTGGTGGTGACGGCCGGCGTCCCGTTCGACGTTCCGGGCACGACCAACCTCGTGAAGGTCGAGGAGGTGTAGCGGTGCGGCTGACGTTCCTGGGGACGGGGACCTCGTTCGGCATCCCGCAGATCGGCTGCCGTTGCGCGGTGTGCACCTCGACCGACCCGCGGGACCGGCGCAACCGGACCGCGGCGGTGGTCGAGGACGGCGGCGCCACCCTCCTCATCGACACGCCGCCGGAGCTGCGGCTCGCCCTGCTCGCGGCCGGCATCGGCTCGGTGGACGCGGTGCTGTTCACCCACGACCACGCCGACCACACGCACGGCATCGACGACCTGCGCGCGCTCTCGGGCCACGGGCGCGGCCAGCTGCCGCTGTACGGACCGGCCGACGCGCTGCAGCGGATGCGGCAGCGGTTCGACTACATCTTCGATCCGATGGCGCGGCCGATCCCGGGCTCGTCGCGGCCCGACGTGACGGTGACGGCGCTCGCGCCCGGCGTCGAGGCGGTGGTGGCCGGCGTGCGGGTGCTGCCGCTCGCGTTCTCGCACGGACCGACCGAGGTGCTGGGCTACCGGTTCGGCCGCCTCGCCTATGTCACCGACGCGAAGCTGGTGTCGGCCGCCGGGCGCGACGCCCTGCGCGGGCTCGACGTGCTGGTGCTGAACGCGCTATTCCACCGGCCGCATCCGACGCACCTCTCGGTGCCCGAGGCGGTGGAGACCGCGCAGGCCATCGGCGCGCGGCGCACGTTCCTGACCCACCTGACGCACGAAACCGGGCACGCGGCGCTCCTGGCGGAGCTGCCGCCGGGCATCGAGCCCGCCTACGACGGCCTGGTGGTCGAGGTCTAGGAGCCGGCCGGCCGGCGCCGCGGGCGGCGCGCCCGCTTCCGCACGCCGATCGCGGTCCGGTGCGCCGGCTCGTAGAGGCCCAGCGAACCGCCGCCCGGCAGCCGGATGGACGTCATCCGGCCGTACCCGGCACTGACGACCCCACCGGCGAACGTCACGCCGCGCCCGGCGAGCTGCCGCATCGTGGCGTCCAGGTCGTCGCACATCAGGTACAGCTCGTGGTAGCCCTTGCCGCCCGTGGGGTGGACGCCGAGCTCCGCCGGCGGCAGGGCGAAGATCAGCCAGCCCCCC from Gemmatimonadales bacterium encodes:
- a CDS encoding aminotransferase class IV, translated to MSTVYLNGQYLPDDRALISPLDRGFTYGDGVYEVIRAYNGKIFLLAEHFSRLASSCAKMRIGAHLTPLEAVPAQLLAKNGLTGDALIYLQITRGAAPRSHLFPPPETKPTVFAMAWAFKPNPALADPGAVTVLEPDVRWSRCDIKVTSLVPNSFAAQRARDLGAHEGLFVRDGVVLEGSLSNVFAVFDGEVRTAPLSNYILPGITRAVVLDLCREHGIPCRETPVFATELGDADELFLTSTVYDVVPIDCLDGRKLPAERPVTRRLAGLFRAVVERECA
- a CDS encoding CocE/NonD family hydrolase; translated protein: MPKLLPLAALLVPAALAAQNPPRLAGDWDFWQGRLAHQAPAFAHLPADSAGGVVRLRTGETAAAFASARVEGDSVFLAVAGQSVTLAGVLRGDTVVAQVVAGGRPLAPIWMVRRATPPHYVPRYRLWPGPLSDSAFGFTVDTAVPMRARDGTVLMSLVVRPGGAGPFPVILERTPYGRRSGANDGRYFAVRGYIFVSQDVRGRFGSEGTFRDLVGQDDDGYDAVEWAAALPGSSGKVGMLGGSYVGWTQWFAAVRHPPHLAAIVPIVSPPDPWLNVPYWNMNFAVASVAWACLVSGKTNQDISHLDIEQGLRTLPVARMPAALGCGPNAYWDDWMSHPRVDDYWRSVAYQSRVPGVTVPVLSISGWFDDDGNGTTTNFVALGGAPHHPFERMVLGPWSHRGTPDLLNGDFGDAVYVSQDELALRWFDHYLRGVANGVDTEPPVDLFIMGDNAWRKERAWPLARTRWTRFYLHSRGAANTTAGDGSLDTVPPRAEPADTFSYDPGNPTPYVVDPRELELNLNEEYGRLEAERGDILVYTTAPLARDVEVTGPLSVTLWAATDARDTDWHAMLLDVQPDGSAYRVQDGITRARFRTGLDREAFPVRNQPTRYTIDLWHTGLVFKAGHRIRVAVASAAFPKYGRNLNTGGDNNRDSTYVTAHQRVLHDRAHASFVTLPLIPR
- a CDS encoding cobalamin-binding protein; this encodes MASSTEIVCALGQEAALVGRSHECDWPPSVRRLPAVSRPAFPTGGSSRAVDLALKERLARAVSIYEVDAALLRRLRPDLVITQTQCEVCAVTPADVERAMCELTERPARVLALEPDGLDDVWSDIGSVAGALGVSTAGDALVAELRARVAAIGDRAASLGRRPRVAVIEWIEPLMAAGNWMPELVTLAGGVNLFGEARRHSPWMTWEALVEADPDVIVVSPCGFDLARTTAELAALASRPGWPALQAVRAGRVVLADGNAYFHRPGPRLVESLEILAEALHPAAFAFGHRGRGWMALAEAAA
- a CDS encoding TonB-dependent receptor, producing the protein MRAPPLVAWLLLAGAAPLAAQTTGSISGHVREQATGAALRSAQVLVDGRLAGLTDSSGAYQVRAVRSGWHRVSVRLIGFATAARDSVPVRSGEITGLDFQLQSQAVQLGAVTVEAAPDAVLDPLATSTVQHISADDLRHLPVSTLEEAVALSAGAVGGSYRGGRLGEQAFIIDGLGLKNQLDASTGTLGLNIPPDVLTEASLVTNGFSARYGQALSGLINVVTRDGGDRWQGRAAYESDRGLGSALDHGLDRLVLEADGPLPGGIRLLGAVDATGRLDADPVNAPAPADPRDPRSANPNLLPHNSGEELDAAAKLTVPLAGRQTLRVFALHSLGQQLLFDQTYKYDLPFAPAQRVAGDLVSGHLQLVSPPTAATPVVADLRVGYFGREFERGTLAAPVSYRFGAFTGQAFHFVGEDLARARDTTAAAGAVPGFDRPDFSTNTPWGVPAFFMGGASDGTIAWNRFREVRGQLDVDVGLSHDADVYVGGELVRQRVETFQRVLAFLPVGDSVPPAAAAAFSPTSGAGYAEAQLRMQDLALTVGARYDAFDPHTTAVAGGRITARGSLNPRLAVSAVLHGATFVASWGRFSQAPDYQYMVDAAFADTARTGRFRVGNPDLGFEQSTQYEFSVRARPTPNTSLKVNLFVKQLTGLVASVPFGVNPDSTIFGNTDYGSVKGLELLWERELKDWWGLRVSYTLQYATATSTNGFELLRPVTVVGTDTIFPGRVEFPLDYDRRHGVVAIFQARSPEGFGPRLLGVRPLAALEGAAIFRFSTGLPYSLTNAAGDSLLGPPNAERLPSQSTLDVLLRRPVRLGPARGSVYLDVRNLLDTRNIIAVRRDTGTPGLGEAGIQAAALAAYTANPQAIPYESPRYRGWADTNHDGLIAGQGELLPLYVAAARDFYQPLFAYGPPRLVRLGVEFIF
- the pyk gene encoding pyruvate kinase, translating into MNVRRTKIVATLGPATSSPEQVAALIAAGMDVARINAGHGTPAERQALIESARAAAARAARPVAVLLDLQGPRIRVGDLRAPVVLRPGGTVVFAPGDRARPGEIPTSYDLSADVRAGTEILLADGLMALDVVRVDPPRVEARVVYGGELTSHKGINLPGTATSVPALTQKDREDVAFGVAHGVEYLALSFVRKADDVAALRSLLPPGMRIVAKIEKGTALDNLELIAEASDGVMVARGDLGVELPYELVPLAQKRVIRVAVERRRPVITATQMLESMIHSPRPTRAEASDVANALLDGTDAVMLSAETAIGEHPREAVEAMDRIIRAVEGDPGWRPCPEWLERRADAPARTEHAVAAAAVAAARMLRVPAIVTFTKSGFSARMVAASRPPMPILGVTDNAPTYRQLALVWGVAPMLAEGPRSYDAMLDAARERILASGLARKGDRVVVTAGVPFDVPGTTNLVKVEEV
- a CDS encoding MBL fold metallo-hydrolase, giving the protein MRLTFLGTGTSFGIPQIGCRCAVCTSTDPRDRRNRTAAVVEDGGATLLIDTPPELRLALLAAGIGSVDAVLFTHDHADHTHGIDDLRALSGHGRGQLPLYGPADALQRMRQRFDYIFDPMARPIPGSSRPDVTVTALAPGVEAVVAGVRVLPLAFSHGPTEVLGYRFGRLAYVTDAKLVSAAGRDALRGLDVLVLNALFHRPHPTHLSVPEAVETAQAIGARRTFLTHLTHETGHAALLAELPPGIEPAYDGLVVEV